The following coding sequences lie in one Candidatus Nitrospira allomarina genomic window:
- a CDS encoding STAS domain-containing protein: MVISERSLSHDTLVETFMGRFDQHARQDFKWRIDHAILQGYRFVMLNMVAVSFIDSAALGWLVLAQRRFQRIGGKLAIISPIGFVRDVLEITEIGEWIPIFSSEDEALKIFESSKAHPAES, from the coding sequence ATGGTTATTTCAGAACGGAGTCTCAGCCACGATACCCTGGTGGAGACTTTTATGGGTCGATTTGATCAACATGCCAGACAGGATTTTAAATGGCGGATTGATCATGCCATTCTGCAAGGGTATCGATTTGTGATGTTAAATATGGTGGCCGTATCATTTATTGACAGCGCTGCCCTCGGATGGTTGGTTCTCGCCCAGCGGCGCTTTCAGCGAATTGGTGGCAAGCTGGCCATTATTTCTCCGATAGGGTTTGTTCGGGATGTCCTGGAAATCACGGAAATTGGGGAATGGATCCCCATCTTTTCCAGCGAAGATGAAGCCTTGAAGATCTTTGAATCTAGCAAAGCACATCCAGCGGAGTCGTGA
- a CDS encoding PilZ domain-containing protein, with product MGTSTAPRQDLRQPIPIPQGDRRSFRRMSVKPYQVLPVAIRYGQDTVCRGRVLNLSPQGMLVEFPDNQIPPVLRGTQVSVKLKYLGDSIWLPGLVRHCKGQKMGFLFPALTNHPTRAAKHPLTIVLHSLSRAVTSL from the coding sequence ATGGGCACATCGACCGCTCCGAGACAAGATCTCCGGCAACCGATACCGATTCCTCAAGGAGATCGACGGTCGTTTCGCCGGATGTCCGTCAAACCCTATCAAGTGCTTCCGGTTGCCATTCGTTATGGGCAAGACACAGTGTGTCGGGGCCGTGTACTCAATCTCAGTCCTCAGGGCATGCTCGTTGAATTCCCCGACAATCAAATTCCTCCTGTGCTACGGGGTACCCAAGTGTCTGTCAAACTAAAATACCTCGGCGACAGCATTTGGTTGCCTGGACTTGTCCGGCACTGCAAGGGCCAAAAAATGGGATTTTTGTTCCCGGCCCTGACCAACCATCCCACGAGAGCGGCCAAGCATCCCTTGACCATCGTTCTCCATTCTCTCTCGCGCGCAGTCACCTCTCTCTAA
- a CDS encoding RusA family crossover junction endodeoxyribonuclease: MDWSNLGGDTLSTRKLFVVLPLPPSINHQYATVNGRRVLASPGRHYKTAVARHLLTILRQSSHRTEFLEQLETHTLSLSLRFHFKTALRRDLDGGLKIAQDAICQAIDLNDNRITEIHLHKDLDSVRPRLECLLAIQEPIARTIRSPKNLSMVTKANPRTVPRFSTDHTPR, translated from the coding sequence ATGGATTGGTCGAATTTGGGCGGCGATACTCTGTCGACTCGCAAACTTTTTGTTGTCTTACCCCTTCCACCCAGCATTAATCATCAATACGCCACCGTCAATGGCCGGAGGGTCCTGGCCTCCCCAGGCCGGCATTATAAGACTGCCGTGGCTCGACACTTACTCACCATCTTGCGGCAATCATCTCATCGGACGGAATTTTTAGAGCAATTGGAGACCCACACCCTTAGTCTCTCCCTCCGCTTCCACTTCAAAACAGCCCTGCGACGGGATCTGGATGGCGGGCTCAAAATCGCGCAAGATGCCATTTGCCAAGCCATCGATTTAAATGACAACCGCATCACCGAAATTCATCTACACAAAGACCTGGATTCGGTCCGTCCGCGCCTGGAATGCTTATTAGCCATTCAGGAACCCATCGCCCGGACAATCCGGTCACCCAAAAATCTCTCGATGGTCACCAAAGCCAATCCCCGAACTGTCCCTCGGTTCTCAACAGACCATACTCCTCGTTGA
- a CDS encoding division/cell wall cluster transcriptional repressor MraZ, with product MFAGQYYCKIDEKGRFVVPSPIREEIEIHGNSLMFLKGQDMPVSAYTNPEWAKILENAKQSLDENQRRLFMYHMVSEASASEMDKAGRILIPGRFRKLVPVDEDQEVVLVGMFHRLEVWNPSEWRRFVHVNEDTFEHSMSKIQSLL from the coding sequence ATGTTTGCCGGTCAATATTATTGTAAAATCGACGAAAAAGGACGATTTGTTGTCCCGAGTCCTATTCGTGAAGAAATCGAAATTCACGGCAATAGTCTGATGTTTCTCAAGGGACAGGATATGCCCGTCTCAGCCTATACCAATCCGGAATGGGCCAAGATTCTGGAAAACGCCAAACAATCTCTTGATGAAAACCAACGACGTCTTTTCATGTATCACATGGTCTCGGAAGCCTCCGCATCAGAAATGGATAAGGCAGGTCGCATTCTCATCCCGGGCCGGTTTCGCAAACTCGTCCCGGTGGATGAGGATCAAGAAGTGGTATTAGTGGGCATGTTTCATCGCCTTGAAGTGTGGAATCCATCGGAGTGGCGCCGTTTTGTCCATGTAAACGAAGACACCTTTGAACATAGCATGAGCAAAATTCAGAGCCTCCTCTAA
- a CDS encoding FmdB family zinc ribbon protein, with translation MPIYEYRCQDCRKRNSFLILTSNAPVPSCTHCRSTNLERIMSRFAAPKSEEARMEALADPSNFGDLDENDPQSMARFMKKMGKEMGEDVGDDMDEAMEGMDTDDMDMGMPTTEGD, from the coding sequence ATGCCCATTTACGAATACCGTTGTCAGGATTGCCGGAAGCGCAACTCCTTTTTAATCCTCACCTCGAACGCTCCAGTCCCATCCTGCACGCATTGCCGAAGTACCAACCTGGAACGCATCATGTCTCGCTTCGCTGCACCCAAATCGGAAGAAGCCCGGATGGAAGCCTTGGCCGATCCCAGTAACTTCGGGGACCTGGACGAAAACGATCCACAGAGCATGGCCCGCTTCATGAAAAAAATGGGAAAGGAGATGGGGGAAGACGTGGGAGATGACATGGACGAGGCCATGGAGGGAATGGACACTGACGATATGGACATGGGGATGCCTACCACCGAAGGCGATTAG
- a CDS encoding ComF family protein, with the protein MAPPITTTRLLRRLLHIIFPTACAGCQHPLQDDPVPFFCRRCWDRLKPIPGPVCPRCGRPFASPIALLHSPTHQCGACRARPMALTQIWSLFPYQPPLKEAITLFKYRGKLSLTQPLAQAMVEALPALPTLDAIIPVPLHPQRLREREYNQSLLLANRLSHHLGIPLFLACLLRIRPTVPQTSLSRKERLANLRQAFSVPKPAPIKGKRILLVDDVLTTGTTLHECAKTLRRAGSGPVYGLTLARMV; encoded by the coding sequence ATGGCTCCACCAATTACTACGACACGTCTACTCCGAAGGCTCCTGCATATCATTTTTCCCACCGCCTGTGCCGGCTGTCAGCATCCCTTGCAGGACGATCCCGTCCCCTTTTTTTGCCGGCGGTGTTGGGATAGGCTCAAACCCATCCCAGGCCCGGTTTGTCCGCGATGTGGACGCCCCTTTGCCTCCCCCATTGCCCTATTACATAGCCCCACTCATCAGTGTGGAGCCTGCCGCGCACGACCAATGGCTCTTACGCAAATATGGAGCCTCTTTCCCTACCAACCCCCACTGAAAGAAGCCATTACCCTGTTCAAATACCGGGGAAAACTGTCGTTGACTCAACCACTCGCCCAAGCCATGGTTGAAGCGTTGCCCGCTTTACCAACCTTAGATGCCATCATTCCCGTCCCCCTTCATCCGCAACGCTTACGAGAACGTGAATACAATCAATCCCTGCTCCTCGCAAACCGACTGAGTCACCACCTGGGGATTCCTCTTTTCCTGGCGTGTTTACTTCGGATTCGTCCCACAGTCCCCCAAACCTCGTTATCAAGGAAAGAGCGACTCGCGAATCTGCGTCAGGCTTTTTCCGTCCCCAAGCCGGCCCCTATCAAAGGCAAACGGATCTTATTGGTGGACGATGTCTTAACCACGGGCACAACCCTGCATGAATGCGCCAAGACGCTTCGACGGGCCGGCTCAGGCCCGGTGTATGGGCTGACACTCGCCAGAATGGTGTAA